A region of the Chloroflexota bacterium genome:
AATAGACAATCCGGCCATCACACCCTACCTGGCCGAACTGCTTGGCGATCAGTTCAGGCTCGACCACGTTTATCTCGATGTCATCAGGTCAGGCAAGGGCCCGATCGGGACAAGCCTCCACGGCGGTGGTGCCCCCTTCAAGCCCATGTTCTACTACCGCTTCCAGAACGGGATGATGCATAACGGCCTATCCGTGGTTGCCTACAATCTGAAGGATGTTGGCCCCATGGACGGCGGCTTCGGCTGCGTGCCAGGCTCTCACAAGAGCAACTACAAGTTCCCCGAAGAGTGGAAAGAGATGGACGAGCCGGGCCCTTTCGTGGAGCGGGTAACCGGACCCGCCGGCACCGCCATCATCTTCACCGAGTCCCTTACCCACGGCACCCTTCCCTGGAACGGCGCTGACGAGCGCCGCACCATCTTCTTCAAGTACAGCCCGCACCCGCTCTCATGGTCGGCCAGCTACCTGGACCCCAATGACTATGCAGACCTGACCGATTCCCAGCGCGCCATCCTTGAAGGCCCGAACGCTCGGTACCCAACGAGATAGGCCCACTTGATCTGCCCCTCAACCATCTGCCCAGGTCACTTTCTCTTGAAGCGCAAGAGAATTCCGTAGGCGTAGTCCTTGAGATACTCGTCCATGTCCCCGGCGAAAGTGGCGAAGGCATCGGCGCTATCCAGGAGATTCCGTCGCTCAGCCGGTTGCGGGCCCGGTGCAGGGCTCTCGATGGGCTCAAGGCGCAGCCTCAGTCCCAAATGGACAGCGGTACTAGCTGTCGTCATCTTCTACAGGAGATCCTCGCCCGAAGGCGTACTCCTCGCCTGGTGAACTTCCTGTCCAGAAACTCGTCCAGTTTCCTCCGGTTCAGCACCGTGCGGCCGCTGGCGCTGGCGCAGCACGCGAAACTTGAACGACCACGCGGGCTGCGCCGCGGGCGTGTGTTTGATTTCGAGTGCGTAGCCGGGCGGGTCTAAAGCGAGTTCCACGGTGTGGACGATCGTCAAGAGCGTGAGGGCGATCTCGACCTCGGCGAAATTGCTGCCCAGGCAGCGATGGGTTCCCAAGCCGAAGGGAGCAAAGGTGCCCGGTTCGTGGATTGGTGCATGTCACGGATGCAGCTAATGGCCAACATCCATCGGTGGCTTGTAGCCAATCTCTAGTCGCAGTGTAGGGCTAGAGGATCTCAGATAGAAACCTCCCTTCGAAAAGTTCGCAGTTCAGTCCTACACGGCCCACCACGCGTACCGTATTCATACCTCCTCACCCTCTGTGGTTGCCGTTCTTGCATCGGAGTTCATGGCCGATGGGAACGGCGCTTGCTGTTTCAAGAGAAGAGAAATAGTCCGCGGTGACGCTCTGTCCAAGCCCGTCTTGGTTGCCGCAATACCGGGGGGTTGACATGCTTCCGTTGGGAGCCAACTTCCATTCGCCGCCTGCGCTAAGTATTGCATATTGGTAACAAATACGTTACCATATATTGCATGATCGAGATCAGAGAATACGTCGATAAGCGGGGACGCAGTCCATTCGGCCGCTGGTTCGACGGTCTCGACGCCGGGGCGGCTACCCGGGTGCGGACGGCCCTCGCCCGCATGAAGGCTGGGAATCTCTCCAACGTCAGAGGCGTTGGCAGAGGAGTGCTGGAGTGCCGCATAGACGTCGGCCCAGGCTTCAGGCTCTACCTCGGCCTAGAACTTGCCTCACAAATATGTCGCTCTGCGTAAACCTGCCCTTCGACAGGCTCAGGGCGAACGGAAAAGGCGAAAATCCGTTCATGCTGAGCCTGTCGAAGCACGAGTCGGCTTGTCGCTGATTTATGTGATAGCCTCTGGTAATCCTTCTCGGAGGTGGAACGAAAGCGCGCCAGCAGAGGGACATCGAAAATGCCCGCGAACTCTGGCGAGAGTACACGCGCCGCAAGCAGCAGGAGGCGTGAAAGATGCCGCTCACCCGTGACTTCAAGGAGACCGTGCAGACCCGCGCCGAGCGCGACCAGGAATTTCGCGAAGGGTTGCTAAAGGAAGGTGTCGAGTGCCTGCTTGCCGGGGACGTCGATACGGGCAAGATCGTCCTGCGTGACTACATCAATGCCACCGTTGGGTTCGAGGAGCTTGGTTCCCTGACCGGCAAGCCGCCCAAAAGTCTGATGCGCATGTTCGGGCCGTCCGGCAACCCCCATGCTCGCAATCTCTTCGAGGTCATCAGCCGCATCCAGCAGCATGAAGGTGTCCAACTCGAAGTGAACGCCGTTCGGTAATCGGCAGGTCTCCGGCTGAACCGCGCGGTTAGGATCGGAAAGGAACCCATGCTCACACCATCTTTGGTTGCCGAGGGCTATCGCATTGACCACTTTGGCAATGTGGCCACCACAACTTACGTGGATCTGCGCGAGCCTGCGGCGCAACACCCCATCCCCGCGCTGCCGGATTCTGAGTTCTTGCGCAGGTAGCCCAATTGCCCAGGCGTTAGTCCCCTGCTATACTCCGCCATAGCAGCAGGACAAGTAGCTCAGCCGGTTAGAGCGCCACGTTGACATCGTGGAGGTCGGAGGTTCAAGTCCTCTCTTGCCCACCAGCAAAGCATGTCTCACCTTATGATAGACATGCGTCGAATTAAGAATAGTGAGTGAGGAAAGAAACACGCATGGATAGCTTTGAGCAGGCCTTTAGTGATACGGAAAAAGCGGCGGATTCAGCTCTAAAGTCTGCAAATGACTTGACAAAGCAGGTCAAGGCGTTGCAGAAGGCGGCCAAAGATGGCAACATTACCGCAATCAAGAATTCGTGCCAGAACCTTGATTCTGTGTTGGCTTTGTTGCGGCAAGAGGTGGCCAATGCGGTTCGAACGTGGCCGTACACGGATGAAGAAGAGGTGATGTATTTAGAGAACGGCTATTTTGACGAGCTTCGCCAGGCTACTGAAGAAAAGGGACTGGATACCTTCGAACAGGACGGTCGGCTGATCTCACCGCCGTCTGTGGTACGGGTTTTGCCTGGAGACCGAGCTGTGAGAGTTGATAGAAAAAAGATATCGACGTTGAGGCCTTCCCACCTTGCGGAGATGCTGGTGAAAAATAGTAAGAAACCGCCTCGATTTAGAGCGGATGCCTTTCTGGAGTCTCTGCACAAGACGTATGCACTTGTATCGGGTGAGCAGTCTCCTAAACAATTGATGCCTAGTCGCTCTGGCCCGGCCGTGCCATTAGCCAAGATTTATGAGGCATTGACGCTGTTGCCTGGAGTCAGCCTTCACTATATGGATAAGACAGACTTTGCCAGGGGAATCTATGTTTTAGAGACTCAGGGTCCATTCCGCACGAAGAAGGGTGCGCGCGTATCCTTTCCGGCGTCTACAGGCACGAAGAGCGGGCGGAGTACCTTTCAGTTTGTCGGTCCTGAGGGCCAAGTTATTCGATACTACGCAATCCAGTTTATTGGAGGCGATTAGTGGCGAACACCATACGCCTTGGTGAGTGGCTGTGTTTCATTGAGGAAGAATACTTGTCGACGTTCATCAAGGAGGGTGGCGCGTCCATCAAGTTTGCTGTTACGGAAGATGGACTGAAACCGGCGTTGTATGAAGCTGTGGAGCGCCGCTGCCGGGAATTGGATTGTATTTTTGTCAAAATAGACGCAGCGAAGACGAGAGTCTACATGCCCCAAGACATCTTCTTCGAGATGGCGAAGCAAGTAGACTGGCGACTATCGGCTCGGCGCCTCGTTTTGCGTTTTGCTAAGGAAAGTGGATATAGGGTTGATGCGATTGATCCAAGCAAGGCTGATAATATCTTCGCTGCGATTGGGGAAGTAAACGACGGGCTGGACCCAACCTTTGTGCTTCATGAGTTAAGGCCTAGGATACAAGATAGCGTGTTCAAAGAGTATCAGATGGCTAAAGATTTTAGAGTTGCTATGAGTCACCTTTGCCTCGCTGCGAACACTGATCAGCCAGTGATTGATTGGTTAACAGGAGATAACACAAAGGTAAGCAGTGTTAAGCCATTTGCAATCCATACTCCCATCAATCGGACTACGGCACGCCACTTTATTCAATCGGCGCTCTTCTGGTTCTGGTACGTGGGGCACGGGGGGACAGTGATAGTGCTCGATAGTTCCCGTGTAACGGTTTCTCGAAATCCAAGGGATGGATTGAAATACTATACAAAACCCATGGCAATGGACCACTATGAGCTTCTCCGGGAGTACATCGATGAAACAGACAAATTGATTGGCGCATTGCTCATAGTCGTGACGGACAGCGCATTCCTTGATTACGATGACCGTTCTAGAGGATTTGGCATGTATCAAGCCCTTATGACAAGAGTCATGGATGACGTTCGCGACAAGGAGTTGGTCAACCCGATCGCTTCTTTAGTTCGGCTGTCCTAAGAAAGAGGCTGGAGCCATGATTAGCGCCATAGATGTGAAAGACGCCTTTGCTTGCAAGCGGGCGTTGGAAGGGCTGCGAAACGGTGTGCCTAACGAGGAAGCCGTAAAGCTCTTGGGGTGCAATCAGCCACAGGCGGAGAGACAGTTCGAAGAGTTGCTGTCCAAGTCGATCGATTCGGATGGCCCGCCTTCCCATGCGTTAGGGATGCTGGTTTCGGGAGACTTCGGCACCGGAAAATCACACCTCCTTTCTTACTTGGAACATCAAGCATTGTCACAGGGTTTCGTCTGCAGCAGAGTGACGATTAGTAAAGAGACACCCCTCTACGACTTAGCGAAGGTTTTTAAGTCCGCAGTAGACTTTGCACGGATGCCGAACCGAACTGGGCAGCTAATGGAAGAACTCGGGCTTATACTTGAAAAATCAGATGCATACCCTCGCTTCTTTCTCTGGGCCGATTCTGAGCAGAACGGGCTACACCGTATCTTTCCGGCAACCCTGATGGTGCATGAACGGGCAAGTGACTTTGATCTTGTTAGCGAAATCCGTGCGTTTTGGTCAGGAGAGAGAATCAAGGTTGCCACCGTCAAGGATGGACTTAGGCAAATCGGTCAACTGCCGAACTATCCCTTCAGAGCGCCGAAAGTAAAGGAGTTACCCCCGCAACGGTTGCGATTCGCAACGGAACTGATAAAGGGGGCAGGATATAACGGTTGGGTCGTATTGTTGGATGAGGTCGAATTAATCGGCTCCTACACTCTGCCGCAGCGAGCCAAGTCCTACGCAGAAATTGCCCGTTGGTTGGGAAAGGTTGAAGATGAGGGGTGCCCGGGGCTCGTGGTGGTTGGCACAGTGACAAGCGACTTCGCGGCAGCCGTTTTAGGAGATTCCGGCAAGCAGGATCGCCATAACGCAGCCCATCGGTTGCGCTCAAGGGGAGATGATGTTACCGCGGCCAGGGCTGAAACGGGCATGAGAGTCCTCGAACGGGAAGCTACTCCATTAGAACCTCCGACCGACGAGGACGTGAACGCAACAATTGAGAAACTGCGGCAAATCCATAGCGTTGCCTACGTTTGGGATGCGCCAAGAAGAGAGGGAAAGGCAGGCGGAGCGGGATATCAAGGTAGAATGCGGTACAAAGTGCGAGCAGCGATAAATGAATGGGACTTGCTGCGCTTGTACCCAGATTCCCGCCCTGAAACGGAGGGTACGGAGATTTCAATTAGCTATGAAGAACAACCAGATTTGGAGAAAGAGGTTAAGGACGGCGAGGGCGAGGATGAATAGGAGATCAATGAACGGTTCTCCTTTAGAAATACGCTGTCCGCTTGGCCAAAGCATGGCTTATAACCACCCATGACCGTGTGGTCACTGTCATGACCATGACAGAGTCTTGACTTCTCTGACCCCGTATGCTGTGCAGCGACAGTCACACACGCACCCCTTACAGCTACGGGCCAACACAGGTTCGAGCAAGGTGAAATTGACTCTACTCAGAGCAAATTCAGTGCTATCCCTGTCCCGTTGCTGAGAAGCAAGAGCATCCGCACATCCTCAATCACCTCCTGCCGAAAAGCTTGTCTAAGAGTCCATTCCCCCGCCCGGTGAGTTTCGCTCCCAAGAACTCCTCCAGTTCTCTGCGATTCAGCACAGTCCGGCCGCCGACGCTGGCGTTGTCGTCGATGAGGGTGGAGGGGACGTTCTCCCAGTCGAATTCGCGCCGTCCGAAGGTGTCTTTCTGTTCGATGACGATGACTTTGTCGGCTTCCAGAATCCAGCCGGTGGGGTGGTCGCCCTCTTTGTTCATGCGGGTGGCGCGCCGCAGCAGGTGCTCGAGCTGTGACTTGACCCGCTCGTGGCGTTTGTCCGCGTATTCGTCCCACGTGACAGGCTTGCACCATGCAGGCGGACTGTCGTCCAGCAGGTCGCCGATCAATTCCGCGAGGATGGTAGATGAGAACGCGAGCCAGTCCTCGGGTTGGGGGGTCTCGTCAAAGCGAGCGAGCGTACGCCGCAGATACTTGCGGTAGAGGTGCGTGGAGAGGCTGCGGCGCACTTCCTGGATCTTCAGGTGCAGCTCGTGGCGCAACTCTTCCTTGTATGAGGGCAGCGCGGTGGTGGTGTAGATCATCAGGCTGCGTTTGACGATCTGGTCGGTAAAGGCCTTCAACTCCTGGTTCATCGAGAGCACGAAACAGGGATATTCCGTGACCTGCGGCGGATTCTCGTCCTTGATGACATCTTCGCCGTGATTGCGTATAGCGGGCCTGCCGATGTCGTCAAATACGGCCGGAAACCGCTTGTAGGCGTGCTGGATGTCTCTTAGTCGAGCCCGGGTAAAGTCCCGCTTATCGATGCTGTACGACTTGCCGAACATGGATGACATGAGCGTCTCGATCAGGCTGGACTTGCCGCACGACGGCTTGCCGTAGACTATGGCGAACGACGGGAACCGGAAGATGTCCCCCTGGTGGCCGGCCAGTGTGCGCATGTCGCACATGAAGGGCGCGAAGTAGAGCCACGACCAGAGGATGAAATAGTCCCGCTGCAGCCGTTCCACCCCCATGCCGCCTTCGAACGTGCCTTCGTAGTTGCTGAAGAATTCCACCAGCAGTCTCGCATCTGACTTTGCGGCGGCGAGGTCGGCTTCCAGCGAATATGGTTCGCCGAGGAGCAAGACGCTCTTTGTGTCCCTGTCGATGGATAGCTCGCGGTGGTCGGTCTCTTCCTCGGACTGCACGACG
Encoded here:
- a CDS encoding DUF2791 family P-loop domain-containing protein encodes the protein MANTIRLGEWLCFIEEEYLSTFIKEGGASIKFAVTEDGLKPALYEAVERRCRELDCIFVKIDAAKTRVYMPQDIFFEMAKQVDWRLSARRLVLRFAKESGYRVDAIDPSKADNIFAAIGEVNDGLDPTFVLHELRPRIQDSVFKEYQMAKDFRVAMSHLCLAANTDQPVIDWLTGDNTKVSSVKPFAIHTPINRTTARHFIQSALFWFWYVGHGGTVIVLDSSRVTVSRNPRDGLKYYTKPMAMDHYELLREYIDETDKLIGALLIVVTDSAFLDYDDRSRGFGMYQALMTRVMDDVRDKELVNPIASLVRLS
- a CDS encoding phospholipase D family protein, with protein sequence MASREPEQLANRGFEFNDGSGLRVAHVRFESEAKFDWSLFDGYDRIRILTYSAGVSAIIRLLEKHSFSEFECVFGCESTLRTLKDIMAFQQVAIGDTRAAIKNLSDERHAFILSRVREGQARFRVLRKQIAHAKLYLLEKTETGSTRTLVGSANLSETAFGGRQSETLVCFDDDRAAWAHYLGMYEAIRDRASDELPLPPERIESTEIALQEVPVLDPEDLSTLVIDTPESEQGAAEGAHIAVPAQIERIEKMKAAIPPVVANLIPSPRSGKQQITPDIRRKIVRESSRIRVVQSEEETDHRELSIDRDTKSVLLLGEPYSLEADLAAAKSDARLLVEFFSNYEGTFEGGMGVERLQRDYFILWSWLYFAPFMCDMRTLAGHQGDIFRFPSFAIVYGKPSCGKSSLIETLMSSMFGKSYSIDKRDFTRARLRDIQHAYKRFPAVFDDIGRPAIRNHGEDVIKDENPPQVTEYPCFVLSMNQELKAFTDQIVKRSLMIYTTTALPSYKEELRHELHLKIQEVRRSLSTHLYRKYLRRTLARFDETPQPEDWLAFSSTILAELIGDLLDDSPPAWCKPVTWDEYADKRHERVKSQLEHLLRRATRMNKEGDHPTGWILEADKVIVIEQKDTFGRREFDWENVPSTLIDDNASVGGRTVLNRRELEEFLGAKLTGRGNGLLDKLFGRR
- a CDS encoding transcriptional regulator; the encoded protein is MPLTRDFKETVQTRAERDQEFREGLLKEGVECLLAGDVDTGKIVLRDYINATVGFEELGSLTGKPPKSLMRMFGPSGNPHARNLFEVISRIQQHEGVQLEVNAVR
- a CDS encoding DUF2791 family P-loop domain-containing protein, with the translated sequence MPNEEAVKLLGCNQPQAERQFEELLSKSIDSDGPPSHALGMLVSGDFGTGKSHLLSYLEHQALSQGFVCSRVTISKETPLYDLAKVFKSAVDFARMPNRTGQLMEELGLILEKSDAYPRFFLWADSEQNGLHRIFPATLMVHERASDFDLVSEIRAFWSGERIKVATVKDGLRQIGQLPNYPFRAPKVKELPPQRLRFATELIKGAGYNGWVVLLDEVELIGSYTLPQRAKSYAEIARWLGKVEDEGCPGLVVVGTVTSDFAAAVLGDSGKQDRHNAAHRLRSRGDDVTAARAETGMRVLEREATPLEPPTDEDVNATIEKLRQIHSVAYVWDAPRREGKAGGAGYQGRMRYKVRAAINEWDLLRLYPDSRPETEGTEISISYEEQPDLEKEVKDGEGEDE
- a CDS encoding phytanoyl-CoA dioxygenase family protein, translating into MNDHERYMFDLQGYLVVPGALSPEKIAQLNSVLDEHIAAEWPTDMRTHRFEPLLDWSKDYRDLIDNPAITPYLAELLGDQFRLDHVYLDVIRSGKGPIGTSLHGGGAPFKPMFYYRFQNGMMHNGLSVVAYNLKDVGPMDGGFGCVPGSHKSNYKFPEEWKEMDEPGPFVERVTGPAGTAIIFTESLTHGTLPWNGADERRTIFFKYSPHPLSWSASYLDPNDYADLTDSQRAILEGPNARYPTR
- a CDS encoding cytochrome P450, with protein sequence MHEPGTFAPFGLGTHRCLGSNFAEVEIALTLLTIVHTVELALDPPGYALEIKHTPAAQPAWSFKFRVLRQRQRPHGAEPEETGRVSGQEVHQARSTPSGEDLL